Below is a window of Rhodopseudomonas sp. P2A-2r DNA.
CATGGGCGCGTGGCACTTCATCGAGCCCTATCTCGAATGGGTGCTCAACCAGGTCAACGCCACCAACAAGCGTCCCCGTTACGCCGGGCGTGCGGCGTCTGCAGCCACCGCCACCGGCCTGATGTCCAAGCATCTCGCGCAGCTCAAGGCCTTCCTCGACGAGGCGCTGAGCTAACCATCCGCATTTCGGCGATGCCCCGCGTCAGCGGGGCATTCGCGCACCCGCATCACTCGATCGAATTCAGGCGTGGATGGCCGGACAAGCCCCGCCATGACGCAAGAGGAAAGATACAATGACTGAAATTCGTGTTCCCACGCTCGGCGAGTCCGTCACCGAAGCCACCATCGGCAAGTGGTTCAAGAAGGCCGGCGATTCCGTGGCCGTCGACGAGCCCTTGGTTGAACTCGAAACCGACAAGGTGACGATCGAAGTGCCGGCGCCCTCCGCCGGCATCCTCGGCGAGATCGTCGCCAAGGATGGCGAGACCGTCGCCGTCGGCGCGCTGCTCGGCCAGATCACTGATGGCGCCGCCGGCGCCAAGGCCGCTCCTGCTGCTGCGCCCGCAAAGGCCGCCGCTCCGGCCCCTGCCGCGGCTCCGGCTGCTGCCGCACCCGCGCCGGCCCAGAAGTCCGCGCCGGTCGATGCGCCGCTGGCCCCGTCGGTGCGCAAGATTTCTGCCGAGAGCGGCGTCGACGCAGCCACCGTGCCGGGCTCCGGCAAGGACGGGCGCGTCACCAAGGGCGACATGCTGGCCGCCATCGAGAAGGCGGCTTCCGCGCCGACCCCGGTCAACCAGCCCGCCGCTGCCGTGCAGGTCCGCGCGCCGTCGCCGGCCGATGACGCCGCCCGCGAAGAGCGCGTCAAGATGACCCGTCTGCGCCAGACTATCGCGCGCCGCCTCAAGGATGTGCAGAACACCGCCGCCATGCTCACGACCTTCAACGAGGTCGACATGAGCCACATCATGGCGCTGCGCAGCCAGTACAAGGACGTGTTCGAGAAGAAGCACGGCGCCAAGCTCGGCTTCATGGGCTTCTTCACCAAGGCCTGCGTGCAGGCGCTGAAGGACATTCCGGCGGCGAATGCCGAGATCGACGGCACCGACCTGATCTACAAGAACTACTATCACGTCGGCGTCGCCGTCGGCACCGACAAGGGCCTCGTGGTCCCCGTGGTGCGCGACTGCGACAGTAAGTCGATTTCGGATATCGAGAAGACCATCGCGGATTTCGGCAAACGCGCCCGCGACGGCCAGCTCAAGATCGACGAAATGCAGGGCGGCACCTTCACCATCACCAATGGCGGCATCTACGGTTCGCTGATGTCGACCCCGATCCTGAATGCGCCGCAGTCCGCCATCCTCGGCATGCACAAGATCCAGGAGCGTCCGGTCGCCATCGCCGGCAAGGTCGAGATTCGCCCGATGATGTATCTGGCGCTCAGCTACGATCATCGCGTGATCGACGGCAAGGAAGCCGTGACGTTCCTGGTCCGCGTCAAGGAAAGCCTGGAAGATCCCGCGCGTCTCGTTCTGGATCTCTGATCAAATCCATCGCGTCATGGCCGGGCTTGCCCCGGCCATCCACGCCTGCCTCCGTTTGCCGGCAAGATGTGGATGCCCGCCAACAGAACGGGCGTGACGGCGCCAATCGAAGCCGGAGCTGCTTGCATGAGTGCTGACCCCAACAGCGTCGTCATCATCACCGGCGGCAGTCGCGGCATCGGCCGCGCCGCTGCGTTGAAGGCCGCTGCCGCCGGCTTCAAGGTCGTCGTCGGCTATGCCAGCAACGAGGCGGCGGCGAATGAAGTCGTGGCGGCGATCGAAGCCGGCAATGGCAAGGCGATCGCCGTGAAATGCGACGTCGGCAGCGAGGCCGACATCCTGGCGCTGTTCAAGGCGGCCGACGCCTTCGGTCCGCTCGGCGCGCTGGTCAACAATGCCGGCATTGTCGGCCCCTCCATTCGCGTCGAGGACATGACCGCCGAGCGCATCGCGCGCATGCTGGCAGTCAACGTCACCGGCAGCTTTCTGTGCGCCCGCGAGGCAGTGAAGCGCTTGTCGACCAAGCATGGCGGCCAGGGCGGCGTCATCGTCAACCTGTCGTCGGTGGCGG
It encodes the following:
- a CDS encoding SDR family oxidoreductase, which translates into the protein MSADPNSVVIITGGSRGIGRAAALKAAAAGFKVVVGYASNEAAANEVVAAIEAGNGKAIAVKCDVGSEADILALFKAADAFGPLGALVNNAGIVGPSIRVEDMTAERIARMLAVNVTGSFLCAREAVKRLSTKHGGQGGVIVNLSSVAAKLGAANTYVDYAASKGAIDTFTVGLSQEVANEGIRVVGIRPGLIDTEIHASGGEPDRAHRMAGLVPMKRVGTADEIANAIVWLLSDEASYVTSSILDVSGGR
- the odhB gene encoding 2-oxoglutarate dehydrogenase complex dihydrolipoyllysine-residue succinyltransferase, which codes for MTEIRVPTLGESVTEATIGKWFKKAGDSVAVDEPLVELETDKVTIEVPAPSAGILGEIVAKDGETVAVGALLGQITDGAAGAKAAPAAAPAKAAAPAPAAAPAAAAPAPAQKSAPVDAPLAPSVRKISAESGVDAATVPGSGKDGRVTKGDMLAAIEKAASAPTPVNQPAAAVQVRAPSPADDAAREERVKMTRLRQTIARRLKDVQNTAAMLTTFNEVDMSHIMALRSQYKDVFEKKHGAKLGFMGFFTKACVQALKDIPAANAEIDGTDLIYKNYYHVGVAVGTDKGLVVPVVRDCDSKSISDIEKTIADFGKRARDGQLKIDEMQGGTFTITNGGIYGSLMSTPILNAPQSAILGMHKIQERPVAIAGKVEIRPMMYLALSYDHRVIDGKEAVTFLVRVKESLEDPARLVLDL